From Streptomyces sp. TLI_053, a single genomic window includes:
- a CDS encoding helix-turn-helix domain-containing protein, producing MIIAFSKGKPRRCANTPGNGTRRRTSKMQINRIPKHAPGYTILDNGHVVRKHSLSWAARGLLGYLLSLPNGAREDVRTLAAKSVEGRATVARALRELEAAGHYVRRTVRDPLTGRVTTAVSVHEVPLADKAVHTLPPVPVAPASGAPGAGKAGSPSLRARTVRRKEPSVLPAIPTAPRMTEGMGLLIELGCREPALALAGKPLADQAARVEGLLAGGWPADALMGILAAPLPGKVTHSVAAILGGRLTKVPPVPLRRGCAVKSLAVPRPRQHECAGRDGMCGRPVGGVGELCTGCRPPRAVGDWTVLRHSIQSVGEVACG from the coding sequence GTGATCATTGCGTTCAGCAAAGGAAAGCCCCGGCGGTGCGCCAACACCCCGGGGAACGGCACCAGGAGACGGACCTCCAAGATGCAGATCAATCGTATCCCCAAGCACGCGCCCGGGTACACGATCCTCGACAACGGGCATGTCGTGCGGAAGCACTCGCTCAGTTGGGCGGCGCGCGGGTTGCTCGGGTACCTCCTCAGTCTGCCGAACGGGGCCCGCGAGGACGTACGGACCCTGGCCGCGAAGAGTGTCGAGGGGCGGGCGACGGTGGCCCGGGCGCTGCGGGAGCTGGAGGCGGCCGGGCACTACGTGCGGCGGACCGTGCGCGACCCCCTGACGGGGCGGGTGACGACGGCTGTCTCCGTGCATGAAGTGCCCTTGGCGGACAAGGCGGTTCACACGTTGCCACCGGTTCCCGTGGCACCGGCCTCCGGGGCGCCCGGTGCCGGGAAGGCGGGAAGCCCCTCCTTGAGGGCAAGGACGGTGAGGCGGAAGGAACCTTCCGTCCTTCCGGCGATCCCGACAGCGCCCCGGATGACGGAGGGGATGGGTCTTCTGATCGAACTCGGTTGCCGGGAGCCGGCGTTGGCGCTGGCCGGCAAGCCGCTGGCGGACCAGGCCGCGCGGGTGGAGGGCCTGTTGGCGGGCGGATGGCCGGCGGACGCGCTGATGGGCATCCTGGCCGCGCCGCTGCCGGGGAAGGTGACCCACAGCGTTGCGGCGATCCTCGGCGGGCGGTTGACGAAGGTGCCGCCCGTTCCCTTGCGCCGTGGCTGCGCGGTGAAGTCGTTGGCGGTGCCGCGACCGAGGCAGCACGAGTGCGCGGGGCGGGACGGCATGTGCGGCCGTCCCGTCGGCGGAGTGGGAGAGCTGTGCACGGGCTGCCGCCCGCCCCGGGCGGTGGGGGACTGGACGGTGTTGCGGCACTCGAT